In a single window of the Niabella ginsenosidivorans genome:
- a CDS encoding alpha/beta hydrolase family protein: protein MLQEVKKRIKLYVGKAIAVLNQSSKGALAGSMAAALICIFYLGSVVHTGLPFLVDLLIILLVSLLIVGFIYACSFYLYRGILKINKFTVTAVIGTCIITAILPDERFNRPFIFLELISGILIGIGFNKKSNWRTKLIFIFLAVLINILVFASLFSKGTDRSVPVSEAYWKQKMWNPVMISDPSQKGIYPVKRLFYGSGTDKWRKEYGKGISLKTDAVDASPYMEPWSHVKTYLRRSYWGFDIKALPLNARVWYPEGTGSFPLVLFVHGNHLMTDYSDPGYEYLGELLASKGFIVASIDENFLNQSWFDDYWFNEMNVRAWLILKHLEYWRKWNGTAGTPFSGKVDLNNICLIGHSRGADAVAMAAVMNTFDHYPYDGNIPFHFNFSIKSIVQIAPPDKQLSNIEIPLRMTNMNYLLLQGSHDQDIYYNAGVRMYNRIKFEPGKNALKTSLYIYRANHGQFNTVWGATDNAFPDQFFMNSGALLKGEDQRKIAKIYISAFLEATLKGRKEYIPLLKDYRNGFNLLPKDYYISQYEDGSFNYIADFEEDRDVSTATLKGCSIEAAGLDQWKEIRLRLRNNEEAGQGNSGVLVGWDNDTSSVKPAPYYAINIPDTALQKVHPDTAGHLFFFIANNSDHANRVNFSIQLKTRSGSVIKPLSDFFIMAPLLKTELAKWNYLPDLRKNMPVERVLQYIQIPFSAFKAADPAFQSSQIEQIKFIFDKEPTGAILIDRIGIN from the coding sequence ATGCTACAGGAAGTTAAAAAGCGGATAAAGCTGTATGTTGGAAAAGCGATTGCTGTTTTGAACCAGTCGTCAAAAGGAGCCCTGGCCGGAAGTATGGCTGCCGCACTGATCTGTATCTTTTATTTAGGGAGTGTTGTTCATACCGGTCTGCCCTTTTTGGTGGATCTGCTCATTATATTGCTGGTTTCACTATTAATCGTCGGGTTCATTTATGCCTGCTCGTTTTACTTATACAGGGGGATATTGAAAATTAATAAGTTTACGGTTACTGCAGTAATCGGAACCTGTATCATAACGGCTATATTACCTGACGAACGATTCAATCGCCCTTTTATATTTTTAGAACTGATCTCAGGTATTTTAATAGGAATAGGGTTTAATAAAAAAAGCAACTGGAGAACGAAGCTGATTTTTATTTTTCTGGCAGTTCTGATCAATATTTTAGTGTTTGCTTCCCTGTTCAGTAAAGGAACAGACCGTTCCGTGCCGGTATCTGAGGCGTACTGGAAGCAGAAAATGTGGAACCCGGTAATGATCAGTGATCCTTCACAAAAAGGTATTTACCCTGTAAAACGGTTATTTTACGGGAGTGGAACAGATAAGTGGCGTAAGGAATATGGCAAAGGGATCTCCCTCAAAACAGATGCGGTAGATGCTTCTCCTTATATGGAGCCCTGGTCGCACGTGAAAACGTACCTGCGAAGATCCTACTGGGGATTTGATATAAAGGCATTGCCGCTGAACGCCAGAGTATGGTATCCTGAAGGTACCGGCAGTTTCCCCCTGGTGCTTTTTGTGCATGGGAACCATTTAATGACCGATTATTCAGACCCCGGCTATGAATACCTGGGTGAGCTGTTGGCCAGCAAGGGTTTCATTGTTGCATCGATCGATGAAAATTTTTTAAACCAGAGCTGGTTTGATGATTACTGGTTTAATGAAATGAATGTTCGCGCATGGCTGATCTTAAAGCATCTTGAATACTGGCGGAAATGGAATGGTACTGCCGGAACTCCTTTTTCGGGAAAGGTAGACCTTAACAATATTTGTTTGATTGGCCATTCGCGCGGCGCCGATGCAGTTGCGATGGCTGCTGTGATGAATACATTTGATCACTATCCTTATGATGGAAACATTCCTTTTCATTTTAATTTTTCAATAAAAAGCATTGTTCAGATCGCGCCACCCGACAAGCAGTTAAGTAATATAGAGATACCGTTGCGTATGACCAATATGAACTACCTGTTGCTGCAAGGCAGCCATGATCAGGATATCTATTACAATGCCGGTGTCCGGATGTATAACCGGATAAAGTTTGAACCGGGAAAAAATGCCCTTAAGACTTCCTTATACATATACAGGGCCAATCACGGACAGTTTAATACGGTTTGGGGAGCTACGGACAACGCATTTCCCGACCAGTTTTTTATGAATTCAGGGGCTTTACTGAAGGGAGAAGATCAGCGAAAAATTGCAAAGATCTATATATCGGCGTTCCTGGAGGCTACGCTTAAAGGCAGGAAGGAGTACATTCCTTTATTAAAGGATTATCGCAATGGATTTAACCTGTTGCCTAAAGATTATTACATCAGCCAGTATGAAGATGGTTCATTTAACTATATTGCCGATTTTGAAGAGGACCGGGATGTAAGCACGGCTACTTTAAAAGGGTGCTCAATAGAAGCTGCAGGACTGGATCAATGGAAAGAAATACGGTTACGGCTCAGGAATAATGAAGAAGCAGGGCAGGGAAATTCCGGAGTGTTAGTAGGCTGGGATAATGATACGTCGTCTGTTAAACCCGCTCCTTATTACGCTATAAACATACCAGATACAGCCTTACAGAAAGTGCATCCGGATACTGCAGGCCACCTGTTCTTTTTTATTGCGAATAACAGCGATCATGCGAACCGGGTAAATTTTTCTATCCAGCTAAAGACGAGGTCAGGAAGCGTAATAAAGCCTCTCAGCGATTTTTTTATTATGGCTCCTTTGCTGAAAACAGAGCTGGCCAAATGGAATTACCTGCCGGACCTGCGCAAAAATATGCCCGTGGAACGGGTACTTCAGTATATTCAGATCCCTTTTTCTGCCTTTAAAGCAGCAGATCCTGCATTTCAGTCATCCCAGATAGAGCAGATTAAATTTATTTTTGATAAGGAGCCGACCGGAGCAATTCTTATAGACAGAATCGGAATTAATTAA
- a CDS encoding UpxY family transcription antiterminator: MSAFKTGWYVIYTKNRHERKVAQQLERAGVEYFLPCINAVRQWYDRKKIVSVPLFPSYIFVKIKEVRSYLASVDLDGVLYFLKTGKEMASVKEELITSIRLIVNNCREVEVSAELFNVGKRMVISDGPFTGLQCEVVEHMGNEKILVKVAILNRNILVKHAIDQLLPVEACRC, translated from the coding sequence ATGAGCGCTTTTAAAACCGGATGGTACGTAATTTATACAAAGAACAGGCACGAAAGAAAAGTAGCTCAGCAACTGGAACGGGCAGGCGTTGAATATTTTCTGCCCTGTATTAATGCCGTTCGCCAATGGTATGATCGTAAGAAAATTGTTTCGGTACCATTATTCCCCTCCTACATATTTGTTAAGATAAAAGAAGTGAGGAGCTACCTGGCAAGTGTTGATCTGGACGGGGTTTTATATTTCCTGAAAACAGGAAAAGAAATGGCCAGCGTAAAAGAAGAGCTGATTACCAGCATCCGGCTGATCGTAAATAACTGCAGGGAAGTGGAAGTGTCCGCTGAATTATTTAACGTAGGTAAAAGAATGGTGATCAGCGATGGCCCTTTTACCGGTTTACAGTGTGAAGTGGTGGAACATATGGGTAATGAAAAGATACTGGTTAAAGTAGCCATTTTAAACCGCAATATCCTTGTAAAGCATGCCATTGATCAATTGCTTCCTGTGGAAGCCTGCCGGTGCTGA